Part of the Bombus huntii isolate Logan2020A chromosome 10, iyBomHunt1.1, whole genome shotgun sequence genome, AATCGCTTCTCGCCCCCAATTCTTGCCTCGAAAGTAGCGTCGACTTTCATTCATCTAATACGGCATTCTAATgttagaaacaatttatttatagagaCTAAACGTTGACGTTCGTTCGTCGATCGATGCTTTCTTTTCGCGCTTTTGGTGCCCTGTGTATACGTATGCAAAGTAGCAGAAGAAgctagaaaaaaaaaaaaagagaaagaactAGAAAACGGAAAAAAAGTATTACGTCCCCGTTACCTTTTCCCCAAGTGAcctagaagaagaagaagaagaagaagaagaagaagaagaagaagaagaagaagaagaagaagaagaagacgaagaagaacagATTAGGAACGCttcaaagaaaagaagaaaagcgtagaaaaaggaaagaatcaTTGTACATAGTCCGCTGTTCGccagtttctttttcttctgtaGAATTCTGCGAGCGCCGCGTTTCCCTCAACTCgatcttttttttaatcgtaTCCCGTATAGAATTGCTGCATTTAACGCCACCTATAAACCCGAAACAACGATTTTCTCTTCCCCTCGATGTACAGGAATCCGTAGCGTGAGATATCGCatattcgattttttcaaacatCATCGATTTATCCGGAATTGGCTGAGAATGATTCATTCTCACGCTAGAGAGGTTACTGCATCGACGCCTAAGTTATCTGcagaaatttatatattatagtaattattattattattatattattatattattaatattattatattattaatattattattattattattattattattattattattattattattattattattattattattattattattattattattattattatttttatttgtacgtagcgaaaacaaattataaattatgtatatacacCATCGATAGATTGAATTACATCATTAAACACAGCAGAAACCAATGTCCCATCATTGTCTTCCACCTTCTTCTTATTCTTTTTTGCTTTCTTAAGAATTCATTGTtgatagatattttataaagttattgAACAACGAAGGGATATGATTTCATTAATGAAATGATCTTCAGATATACggaatatgtatttattttcttctattttaaatTGCTGAATGTTTGAGGGATCTTTATATAAACGTAAAAAGTagaaagaaaattgaacgaacgTTCATAGGGGATCAGAGTCCTGTATCTCTTTGCGCATCGCCGAAATGCTAATTCCAATCTTGAATTGTTTCCGATTTGCTGTGATTCAAGTTGATTTCGTTCGAAACATCTACGTATGCATTAAGTTtcgattataattataaagatATTGCTAAATATGGATGAGATAATACGacagtattaaaatataatggcACAGTTCGAGGATCGTTTCGTCGCTTTATAAAATTGCTTTAAActatatctattttatttgtagaTTTTCGAGTCTGATAAACTACAGCCAAACGCAGGTTTAAGAAGGCGATAGTTAATTTATCCTCTTAGACATTGGTCGAggttgaaatataatttaaaaagtggCCGAAGATCGAAGCGATCGTGTCTGAATCGAAGAGAATCGTTGCTGCTTTGTTCATTCTTTCTATATGAAATTTACACGTCAAGCTAAACTACATCAAACTCGTTTCACGTAAAACGTGACGAACATCGTTTTCTCGAACGTAATTAAGGTAGATCCGTGCTCAGAATGTCGCAGGAAGTAAATCAAGGTACCTTACGAAGGGTgagtatttttaaatattaactCTACCCTTTATATTAGGTTATAGGTCCTCCTTTAACGTacaattattacaataattaattattttaaataattgtatcTACCTTTCGATCGTCCTTTaacaaaatatagaaaatttcgtactttttattaaataaaacaaagctCGTTCTTCAAGTTTAATTCGATTTAGGATCTTACGATTGTGTAGCATTAACGAGCCACTGACAGGTTCATTGACGTTTCAGGAATCTTCCGTGACGATTTCATACTTGCAAGAACTGGAGAAACACTTTTTCGAATTGGTCGCCCATGGGAATGTTCCGGACGTGAGGGAGTTTCTTGAAAATAATCCGCAATTCAATATCAACGCTATTGACTTTCAGGTAAGATTAATAGTGCGACGTTTTATCAACTTTATCGAAGAACTTAACGATTGAGTTATTAAATGTCGTGAAGGTGCCGTGTATTTTAATTCCTTTAGTACCTACCTTTAAGCAGAGTctcttctaattttaatttatcgatcgatcgtaaaTTTACTAGTTTTTCAAGTATCACGTGATTGTAATATCGTTGCGTGCGAGACATTATCGGTTACACTAGAAATAATTCATCgtaaattcaataaataacTCGCACTACAATCGTTATTAAAGCTTCCTTTCCAAACTTACATTAAGCGATCGTACAGAGATATGatttattatacattgaaaCACACGCATTTTTCGCGCCATCTTCGCTTAACATTCTTCACAAAGTGTCCCGAATCTCTGCAGTTCTCTGTACCACGTTCTGTATCAAGTTACTATACGAATCTCATTAATCGGAAAATTATCGATCTGATCagtatcaaatttttcttcaaaattattCCATGATATTACGACGATGACGATATCCAATGATACGCACGATGCGATGATCGTTTACTGACTCTTCTCGTATACCAACTGCAAGCATGCACTTTAAAACGTGTAGCAAAAATATAGTGGAAGATGGTGAAAAACAGCTTCCCTTTTCGTGGCAGCTCGTAAAGATCGCCGGATTTATCTGCTATCGCCGGTTTCCCACAACATAACCGTAAGTGGTGTCCGTCGTTTACGTGTCGATTCAGCAGAAGGCCGCAGGTAAAGTGGACACGCCGACTATTTCCTTCGTGTCACGGCTCCCCTTGACCCCTTTTCCCGAGATCATTTCCAATGATTTACGCGATGGGCCGTTCCTTTTCCGAAAAGTTCAAACAGCAACGCCGTCTCTTTGTCCAAATCGCAGCAAACTATCGATAAAATTGTGAAacgaggaagagagagaaagagatgaAGAAACGAGAACAGAAGACAACGACGAAGAAGACAAGAACTGAGAAATATGGATATCACAGATGCAAAAGGGGATGGGGAAACGAAAGCGGAAATGAAGTTGTAGAAGCGAGACAGAATCAAAGAAGAAATGATAGGACAGAAGAGTATCGGTGAAACACGCAATGAGGAAGAATAGGGGGACGAAGAAACGAGGACAAGAGCAACGATGAAGATAAAATGGAAGATCGACGCAAATATACAGGGGGTGTTTCCAAGATCGTAGTACAACCGGAGAAGAAACGATTCTTCGAGTAACAGTAAGTCGAGAACGTAAAATACAATTCTCGGAAACGAAGCTTTGTAtgagaaaattttattcttacttTCTGCTTACTTTCTCGCGAAGAATCGCTCCTTTTTTCATTGTGTTGCGATTTCAGAAACGCCATGTATaacgaggaagagaaagaagacgaagaaacaAAAACAGGAGAAGAGAGCAAAAGAAGACAAGATCTCACTAGCGATGAAGTCGAAAGAAGAAATACAGTACGGACAAAGAAAAGTATCGATAATATGCGGTGAGAAACAGAGAAACTCCAAAGAGACTGATCTAAGCCAGGAAACGTAAAAAGGAAGAGTATCGGCGAAACAcaacagaagaagaagaagaagagatcGAGGAAACAAAGAAGATAGACTAGAATCGACCAAACTACAGAATCAAAAACAACAagatcaaactagaaaaagaaCTAGAAAATAAGGGAACAACGAACTAAGGAGGAAAGTCAGAAGTCGACAAGTCTACGGAATCAAAAACGAGGGAAAGTGAGAAAAGCCAGGACTTGTACCAGCAAACTGAGCAAACAAGGTACAGAAGAAAAGAGCGAGAAAGCTGAGAGAAGAAAGAGCTGAATAAAAACGAAGAATCGAGAAATCCGGAAGAGAACGAGAAACGACAGAAGGTAGGAAAAGCCAAGTTTTACATTATCAGGGAAGCATACGAAAGAGAAGAACGAGAAggcaaaaagaagaaagagtgGAGGGAAACGAAGAGTCGACGAAACTCTTACGCAGAAGCACCGTAACCGAATGAGAAAAAGCAAGACGAGGTCTCGTTATCTCCGATCTTCACCCCGTCGAGATACACGTACCCCCCGTGGAATGTTACCCCCTCCTTCGGCAACGTTCGTGTCGTCCTCCTCTCTTCGGGGTTCCCAAAAAGCCCAACCCTCGTTTCGCTTTGAGCCGAGAAGACACCGCCACGGCCGAAagcgagaaagaagaaaccgTACAACGAAAGAGTAGAACAGAGGGAAGAGATGGGCGAGAGAAGTGAAGAGAAGGccgaagaagaaggaagagaagaGAGGGAGGGGATAGGGCGCGAGAGAAACGGAACGAAAGAAGCGCTCTGGCACCGCTTTGCCTCCGTGTATCTACGGCCATATTTCAGGCCGTCCTTTACAAGACAATGGTTTCAGCCGAGGaccgataaaaattattcaaatgaCTGGTCCCGCTGTAAATTCCATCCGGGAATCCCCTTGCCGCCGCGTGTCCGCCGCGAGAGCCATCTTCCTCGTGAGCGTGCGCGTGCACTTTGGGAAGAACTTGGAGGATGCTCTCGTTTTTTGCATACGATATAATATTCGCGAAGACGTCAGGGCCAGCTGGAAAATTTGAGCGGCAGAGAAGGTTGCTttatttcgtgtattttttttaGGCTAGAACGGTAGTTGAATGGTGTTTTAATCAGATGAAGATAGATATTGTTAGAAGAGACGTGAAAGAGGAAATTTTCTATGTTGGTAGGTTATGGTATTCtgtttttcatattatacgGGCAAATTCTTAATAGTTTTCGAGACATTTACGATTACGGCAGAATAATCGGTTCTTCGAAAAATCGACATAATACATAATAGAATCAAGGTTTCATTTTGATCGGCgtattaaaataattggaCATTCTCCACGTTCTGTTTATGAGAATATCCCGTTGCAGGAGCAGATACGTAATATCGTTAGAGATATACAAAATTACAGTTAAGCAGTCAGGTACGTAAGAAGGTGAAGAATTTGACGATACGCTCGATGATAACGAGAATTGACGCTTGATATCCAAAAATTCCATTCAATTAAGAAAACTGGAGAGAACTCAGGATCTATCACGAGAACGTCGCAATAAATCGAGTTTCGATCAGCCTAAAACTTAATGTCATTTACTCATAGCAAAATACGAAAATAACGTGTTTCGTTGCACATTCCCAAGCTCTGCTTCTCTCTCAAGCACGATCCTTCCTCCTGCAATCCTTCTCGCAATAATTCTTCATAACTTGGCAACCATTAATCATCACCAAACGACCAAACAATCCCAAACAACAAATCACTCGCTCAAAGAACCTCACCGAAAGCCCACAAAAAGAATTCGCCAAAcatgaaatttaaatgaacCGCGCCATCGAACCACTCCGTTAGCAATAAATTCCCTTTTCCGCGCAAAATCAACCTATATATTTTCCCTCTTCCCCTATCATTCCCTTATTTGACGTACGACGACTTCCACAAATACTGCGAATAAAACAGTCGGTGCCCTAATTGCTTCGACAGCGGAGACTCGTTCGTGTTTGTTCTGACGTGAAAAATCGGCAGCTGTGTCGAACTCGATTTTGGAAAAAGGCCTAGAGGCGGCGTATATCACAAGGCGGGATCGTGTCGGTTTCACAGTGTCCCCTGGGAGACGGCCGAAAAGCCAGGATATCAGGAAATATTGTGACCGGTGTGTCGGCGGCAACAATGGAGTTAGCCCATTGTCGGTGGCCGCCTCTGTTAAACGCGCCGCAGATGGGCGACAAACGTCGTCGTCCCATTCTTCCTACGAAAAGGGACAGGGCCAAGATATCGAGGGCCAGGAAGCAAAAAGGAGGAAGATACGggaacgagagagaaaaaaggggaGCAGATATAGAGAAGTCGGAAAGTCGATTTCACGAGGACCAACAAGCGAACAGGAATTCCGTGATTCCCGTGGAAATACGTGGAACGCCTTTTTGTGACACGCGTAAAACGATGGTCGGGCATTTCTGTCGTAGAACCAAGTCGATCGTCGTCGTTGTTGTTGAGTATTATGGACATTGTGTAAGGGAGCACGGAGAACGAGAGATCAGTACATACGATGGTTCACGAGAGTATTCTCGAACGCTTGTATTATAGAAATCTTTCAGGAATGAATGTATGTATGCTATAGAATCACGAATGTGtgaattttctttctctgATTGTGCATAGAAATTAGTCGAAtgcctttttcttcttcttggctataaattaaagattataataaattataaattataaattataaattaaagagCGTTGCGACTGGACTGCGGATCTTTATGAAATACATCTGGAATTTGACGATTAGATTCCGGCCAAGGGCAGGAAAGTGTCTATTTATGGTACTTGGACCGATAAAAGGGAGAGGAATGTGGTTTTTATGAGTCTTTTAGGGTCTTGGGAATCCTGTTATTTTAGGTTTATGAAAATTCTTCTTCTGTGTTCCTCTTTTACGTGTTTGGTAGATTATCTTCTATTAGGAACGGTTATTGACCTATGAAATTGTGAATGAAATTTGACGAACGCGAGTAAAGACGAAACGTCGAAATTTGTCATTCCTCCGTTTTCAAGGAAAATACGCCAAGTGAAAGCGTATTGGACGTCATCGAGGTGGAATCTCAGATCGAGTAAAACGCAAACCAGGTGAATATTAAGCAGGCAAACCTTCAACGTACGAAAGTAACGTAACAGATTACAGAATTGGAGACGCGTCAGATGCAGctcataaaagaaaaaataaaagaaagatatgTGAAAATTTGTATCGCAATGAAATATACAAATCGCAGACCATTTCGACGACAACTGTATCTCTTTCTTCGTTATCACGTCAAAACATTCACGAAACATCGAACATGAAAAAGGCACAAAAACAATTTCAAACCTCTTCCGACTTTTTTCCCACTATCTCGTAAAAAATTCCCAAAGCATCATATCAAACCATACAATATCCTCGAATACCATACCTTAAAAAATctcctaaaaagaaaaaaaaaactaaaaacaccgattacaaaaaaaaagcaatTCCAAATCTTTATACGCACCTGCTGCACACCGAAAGAAAGATACGTAAAAATTCGAAGGCTAAAAATGAACGAGATACGTCTGTAACAAGGTACACGTGTCACGAATGATTCTGAGCTTTCTCCCGAACGAAACACGagattcttttttctttttttcgctaACGAGAGGTCATGGCCTTTTTTTCAGGGTGTCACTGCGCTTCACATCGCGGTTAGTGACAGGAACACGCCAATGGTGGAGTATCTCCTGACTCATCCGGACATCGATCCGAGTGACGCGCATCTACACGCCATCAGGGACAACGAGATAAAAATCGCCATGATTATTTTGAACAAACTGAACGATCTGTCACCTGGATTGGAGTACGCCGGTATAACGCGAAGCGCCGATTTCCCGGACGAAGCCACGCCACTGGCGATCGCTGCTCAATACGGACACTTCGAGATGATCAGTATGCTTCGAAACAGGCTTCACTTCCTTCCGAAACCTCATCCGCCTAGCTGCAATTGCGTAGAGTGCAAGtagggaaaaaaagaaaaagaattaatcAACGTTAAGAGTAAACGGACCCTTTTACGCAGAACCCTGTAGCAACTCACGATGATTCGAAAGTTAGAGAAAATCGTAGTCGAAACATTTTCATCTTCGACGAGATTCAGCTCCGCTCGCACTgggtatattttatttctgctGTTTCTTCCACGATGCTTCTTCGCGGCTTGTTAAATGTAGCATGTAACGTAACTAatattactttaaatatttacttactGTTCGTGGATgggtatattatattattcagCAAATTCGGCTTCGGTTAACGAAGGAAGGTCCACGTCGGAGTCAAAGCGTTTTGAAGATATCTGTATCTCCAACGATCCTATCGTCGCTGTTTAAATTATCATGAAAATGTAAACGATCCGAGAGAACGAGGCACCTCGTTTCttgcaaatttttatgttttgtCTCTGATATGGATCAGCCAATCGACGAAAACATCGGTAGATTCGGAAAAGTATTCATAATGTTGAAATATCCACCGTGGATAACTTTCtttagatttattattttaagaGGATTGGAGAATTCGTTTTGCCCGACCGACTGGTTTGGAAGTTTTCTGCAAAATAGCTATAAGATTAAGAAAGGATTGTAGcttgataattttaataattttataacgtaagaGCTGTTCTATGGGTCAGAAATTTTTTACGCGATAAGGATAACAACATCCTGGGAAATCTGTATACTACGCTCGACTAactttttgtaattttctgGGTTGAACAGGGTTCTGCATAACTGGGCCTGATTAACGCTTTGCGGTCCGAATTAAATCGAACGTTGAATTGTTCATCGTGATTTGTTCATGCTGAATACATTGGATTCAAAGACTGTTcttaattgtaaattttgatAACCAACGATTATGCCGCGGATCTTTACGCGTTTACGGAGAATCTGCGAAGAATTGTAGTTTCGTAGAAGAAGAACGAAAAGAGATTCGATCAAAGAAATGAAGTTAAACTATGTTCTTGTTCGATAGCGTAGAAGAGAACGAGAGAGGAGCGACATTCTTGCGATAGAGAGGATGCGATTATTCTCGTACAAGGCAGTAACAAATCCAGCGTACATATGTCAAATTGTCGACGATCCGATTTTGGAAGCGTTCAATTTGTCTTACGAGCTACGGAAAGCCGCCTCCTTCGTCAGAGAATTTTACCACGAATACATAGAACTCTCTGAGGTTATTTTCCTTTTGAAGATAAAAATCCATTGATCAGTGTGCCATTCTCCTAGGATAAATTTATCGTAGAACGTGTCATTCTCTTGGAAgaaattcttataaaatgtatccTTCGTCTATCGAACAAGTTCTAACAGAATGTGTCGTTGTTTTCATAGAGCGTGATGCAGTTCGCGACCGATCTGATCGATTGCGCCAGAAGCGTGGACGAAGTAGAAGTCATCTTGAAACAGTCTACTGGATTTGCCCATtcgtataaatttatataccCGAGGCTACTGTTCGCGCTGCACAATACGCAGAGAACCTTTGTGGCTCATCCTAATGTACAACAGGTTGTAGATAGTAATCAATACTTTGTAAACATACTTGTACACTATGTAGTAGTACTTTAGAAGAATGGCGTTAATTTGGCGAAAGAATTCTTAATTTGACGATGCCGGAACAATTAATTGTAAACGCGAGCTACGTCAGAGTGTCTTCATAATTATCGAGTAAAATTGTATCGTTTGACAAGAACAGCGTGACGATTCAAAATAGAGGTGTTTTAAAATAGCGAGAAATATACGTGAAGAATATTTCGCCAGAGAAATCCAAAGATTATTAGTCAAATTAGGAAGttttttccatttccaaacttatatttatattaatcgcAAGAATTATCgacttttaatatatatctaaatatattatacacaaTTGAAAATGAAGCAATATAATGACGAGCATAAATAGCATCCCGCCCCAGTAAAAGTTAAACGTTAATATTACCATATTTGTTAATCCTCTGGTTAAAGACACgacgaaatttcaatttgcaGTTAATTACGAGCAAGTGGATCGACGGCTGGTACGAATGGAAGATCATGAACCCGTGGATGAAGTCTTTATTCATACTAATGCGAGTCTTCATGCTACCTGTGATTCTGGTAGTGGTTTTGGTCGCTCCGAATTCAAAGAGGTCGAAATTTTGGCAATCACCGGTCAACAAGTTTATTTCCTCCACCGCCAGCTACTTGGTGTTTCTGTTGATCGTTTTTCTTCAATCGAACGCAGACAAAACCGAACAGCTTCGTGGACCGCCTAACTCTGGTATACCCTATTACCTGATATCGACAGATCGAACAGAAATCGAACAGTAGCGCCTTGACTTCTCACCTCCGGCTGCTTCCTCAGTATACGTCTGGGTTTTGATAATTTACGTGATGTCGTACGCCTGGTCGTTGATTCGTATGTGCATAATACACGGGCCGAAGAGATTCTTCGCTGGACCGTGGTATTGGTATGACTTTGTATGCCGACTAAATTCATCGACCAAATTCATATCGTCGATGGGCGacatttaaaatgaaaattacttCGTGTAACATTTTATTTCCGTCTCACTTCGTAATCGTACCGCTTTTCATCTTCGTTTTACATCGTAATCGTACCGCTTTTCATCTTCGTTTTACTTCGTAATCGTACCGCTTTTCATCTTCGTCTTACTTCGTAATCGTATTACTTGCTATTACTttgtattacgttgtattacGTCGTATTACGTCGTATTATTTCGCATTACTTCGTATTACTTCCTCTTGTATGGCTTTTGTACattaaaattatcgaaatttctcaagttatgtcatattttatacaatcaCTAGACTGCGCTCTTTATGAGATTTATGGGAAGTTTGACagtgtaaaaatatacagaatgcAGATAGTATGCAAAGATACGTATAAAATGTCCAATGTACAGCGCATGCTATGATATTTAGCGAGTTAAACAGACCTAGATTTAGCTTCCACACTTTCAGTTgcattttaaaaaatctaaAGTTGCATACACATTCGCAGTCTAATAACGATATATAATGACAAAAGCATAGGACAAATAAGTTGCAattatttctgttttatttattatcgaaTTCGAACCGAAATCTGAAAACTTAAGGGAGTTACACGATCTTGTGTAACAACAATGAAACCAAGTGacttttatgaatttttctttggACTAACTACTGATTATATGGAAATAGAGCTTTTGTAGTGATGATGTAAATAGATAGTCTTGGAATGCAATCTCAAGTATGTGATTTAAATGTAACTTCGTTTCGTTAAAACATtgacaaatattaaaaatcgaaAATCGAAATATCAAAAGAACTTTCTTTGTGCAAAAGCATAacattttcttccattttctaTTCTCATTTCTTCATTCTTCTCGCGCGAAACTATTGTCAATTTTCCATTGATTAATTTGTCAATtattcgatcgttcgatcgaacgaGATCCCATTATGTCACACTATTTTTCTAGTAACAGTTCTGTATTACCACTTTAACgaaaaaaatttgaaacgatGACAGGTTCGAGATGATCATGATATCCCTCTTTATTCTGACCTTCCTGTATTGGATAACTGCTGCGTTGGACGTGAGAATAAATGGTCAGCTCGAATTGGAGAGGAAATATTGGAACCAGTACGATCCCACATTGATCGCCGAAGGAATTTACTGTCTGGCAACGATAATGGCCTTCCTGAAATTATTGTACATCTGTCAGCTGGACTATCATCTGGGCCCACTTCAACTTTCTCTCGGGCAAATGATCAAGGACGTTGTCAAATTCATCATTCTCTTCAGCATAATCATTTTTGCATTTACCGCTGGTAATACTCGTAATTTATcaaagtttctttttctataagtCAACGCTTACTTTCTTCTTTGTATATGAGCTATACGATATTTCCAGTTTAAATTTATaccgaaaataaaaattatttctctgGAAATATTCAACATAGAGCTTGCTCGATTTCGCGGGGTGAAATTAGACGAATAGTCGAATTAATAGAGCAATTGAtgttaaatagaaatatattgaGATTTATTcgggaaatttattaaaatttgtcaaatagAAAGTTTAAGTTCCTCTAATAAAGTTCGGTGTATTTAGTAAGGTTGGACAAAATTGACGCTGGAAAATATCTGATCTGTAAATTGTAAGCATAAGATTTGTTCGTCGATAttgtagaaaattaataatggAATTGTTTGTCATTGTCGCTCCTTTAGGCACGTGTAAACTTTATCAGTATTACGAGGATATGGTTCAAATCGACGATGAATCGAAAATCAAGACCCAACAGGTCAGCTCGTTCGTTAATTTCTCAGCCACCTTGAAGACTCTTTTCTGGGCACTTTTTTGCATGAGCCCCATCGAAAGCGCTGATGTGATAATTGAGAACCTTCCGGGAGAATCGGAGAACGAAACCATCATCAATCATCACACGTTCACGGAGGTTATCGGCTATATAGCCTTCGCCGGTAATACGCTTATCTAAATTTCCTTTTCGCTTCGTCGGGAAATCCAGATAAAGTTCACTTGAAATTCCAGTCTTTGTCTTCTAGAACGATATTTCCATTTATTAATCACTTTAAACTCTAACATTGtagtttgtaatttataacattacCGATGGTCGTACCGTTTTAATATCTGACAAATAAAACTAAAGTAAAGTGAAATACTCACGAAAAATGgggaaaaataggaaaaataaatatgtatagttacacgatattacgtttaattttaACATCTACTTTACATTtgcttttaatttttgttcaaTTTCTTAGAATaggaaaatttgtaattttttccttttaggaGGAAGGCGGGATATaggataatatttaaaaaatctccTGCTATTTTTCCACTTTAAGTTACTAGTGGAAAATGAGTAATAAACATCTAAAATCTTTTTACTG contains:
- the LOC126870505 gene encoding short transient receptor potential channel 4-like; the protein is MSYAWSLIRMCIIHGPKRFFAGPWYWFEMIMISLFILTFLYWITAALDVRINGQLELERKYWNQYDPTLIAEGIYCLATIMAFLKLLYICQLDYHLGPLQLSLGQMIKDVVKFIILFSIIIFAFTAGTCKLYQYYEDMVQIDDESKIKTQQVSSFVNFSATLKTLFWALFCMSPIESADVIIENLPGESENETIINHHTFTEVIGYIAFAGFTFIGVIVILNMLIACMSNTLTEVTENVIVEWTFGRTETYVDFMLTTTLPPPFNIIPTYVGIQPIVEYLKIWLKPTSNKRARWDPHHCFYIETLTEENNDEFSIVMSQLVQRYFRKKDKKMEENEVEKVTKEIAELRNLLRDALTTV